A region of Planococcus sp. MSAK28401 DNA encodes the following proteins:
- a CDS encoding type II toxin-antitoxin system PemK/MazF family toxin encodes MIVKRGDVFFAELSPVVGSEQGGTRPVLVIQNDIGNRFSPTVIIAAITAQIQKAKLPTHVEINAKKYGFERDSVILLEQLRTIDKSRLTDKITQLDDALMEKVDEALEISVGLVKF; translated from the coding sequence TTGATTGTAAAACGCGGGGATGTTTTTTTCGCAGAATTATCACCGGTCGTCGGGTCTGAGCAAGGCGGGACCCGCCCAGTCTTGGTGATACAAAACGATATCGGGAACCGATTTAGCCCAACAGTGATCATTGCGGCAATCACCGCCCAGATCCAGAAAGCCAAATTGCCGACCCACGTGGAAATCAATGCCAAGAAATACGGCTTTGAGCGTGATTCTGTTATTTTGCTTGAACAATTGCGGACGATTGATAAATCGCGTTTGACCGATAAGATTACACAGCTGGACGATGCGTTGATGGAAAAGGTGGACGAAGCTTTGGAAATCAGTGTCGGACTTGTAAAGTTTTAG
- a CDS encoding RsbT co-antagonist protein RsbRA, with product MNKQMATYIQENMTGIIANWQQMMRDEKDEPSFQVMSEEMVNQTSREFAGLMTSSLLESHQVYENRLKDFAEKVVRLGWSITFMTKAIDHFAEIVYEGMRKAGTIHPDNMDGFVHEFANWATPIRNSMIDTYSKTWERTVSLQKIALQELSASLIPVFDKVSVMPLVGTIDTERAKLIMENLLDGVVKHRAEVVLLDITGVPVVDTMVAHHIIQAADAVRLVGAKCMLVGIRPEIAQTIVTLGINLNDFTTTSTLQRGVEQALAWTNRKIVEVEEV from the coding sequence ATGAACAAACAAATGGCTACATATATACAAGAAAACATGACCGGCATCATTGCCAACTGGCAGCAAATGATGAGAGATGAGAAAGACGAACCCTCATTTCAGGTAATGTCGGAAGAGATGGTGAACCAGACGAGCCGTGAATTTGCAGGACTGATGACTTCGAGTCTTCTTGAAAGCCATCAGGTCTATGAAAACCGCTTAAAGGACTTTGCCGAAAAAGTCGTCCGCCTTGGCTGGTCCATCACGTTCATGACAAAAGCGATCGACCACTTCGCTGAAATCGTCTACGAAGGAATGCGCAAAGCCGGTACGATCCATCCCGACAATATGGATGGATTTGTCCACGAATTTGCGAATTGGGCAACGCCCATCCGCAACAGCATGATCGACACATACTCAAAAACCTGGGAGCGCACAGTTAGCCTGCAAAAGATTGCATTGCAGGAACTATCCGCCTCCCTGATCCCGGTGTTCGATAAAGTTTCTGTCATGCCGCTCGTCGGAACGATTGACACGGAACGAGCGAAATTGATCATGGAGAACTTGCTTGACGGTGTTGTTAAACATCGTGCTGAAGTGGTGTTGCTGGATATTACGGGCGTGCCGGTCGTCGATACGATGGTGGCCCATCACATTATCCAAGCAGCAGATGCAGTGCGTTTGGTCGGGGCGAAATGCATGCTCGTCGGGATTCGCCCAGAAATTGCCCAAACAATCGTAACGCTCGGCATCAACTTGAACGACTTTACGACAACGAGCACACTGCAGCGCGGCGTAGAACAGGCGCTGGCGTGGACAAACCGAAAAATTGTGGAGGTTGAAGAAGTATGA
- a CDS encoding STAS domain-containing protein: MNVRIPILKLKDTLIVSIQWELDDQTALQFQEDLLTKLHETSARGVVIDLTSIDFIDSFIAKVLGDVISMSSLMGARVVITGIQPAVAITLIELGIRLEDVMTALDLENGLEKLQLELEA, translated from the coding sequence ATGAATGTGAGAATCCCAATTCTAAAACTGAAAGATACATTAATCGTTTCGATCCAATGGGAGCTGGATGACCAGACGGCCTTGCAGTTCCAGGAAGATCTTTTGACTAAATTGCATGAAACCAGCGCCCGCGGGGTGGTCATCGATTTGACCTCCATCGACTTTATTGATTCATTCATTGCCAAAGTGCTCGGGGATGTCATCAGCATGTCCAGCCTGATGGGGGCAAGAGTGGTTATTACCGGTATCCAGCCGGCAGTTGCCATCACTTTGATCGAGCTCGGAATTCGACTTGAAGATGTTATGACGGCACTTGACTTAGAGAACGGCTTGGAGAAACTTCAACTGGAATTGGAGGCTTGA